The bacterium genome contains a region encoding:
- a CDS encoding site-specific DNA-methyltransferase translates to MKPYTQALFDQKRKISDEFALSEHIVVYPGDCLNLLKTIPAESLQLIVTSPPYNIGKEYEERLHLDLYLQQQAQVIAECVRVLSPQGSICWQVGNYVDRGAIIPLDTVLYPIFSGLGLRMRNRIIWHFEHGLHCSRRFSGRYETIIWFTKSDEYVFNLDAIRVPQKYPAKKYYKGPKAGQYSCNPLGKNPGDVWEIPNVKSNHVEKTDHPCQFPVELIERLVLSLTNEGDWVFDPFLGTGTAVIAAIRHGRRGAGAEIVPNYAHLARQRIQQETEGTLRTRPMDRPVYDPVEAGNSLATSPWKKNTRQITLFEESPEYGKLEYPQL, encoded by the coding sequence ATGAAACCATACACTCAGGCCCTGTTTGACCAGAAGCGCAAAATTTCAGATGAATTTGCCCTTTCGGAACATATTGTCGTCTACCCCGGAGACTGCCTCAACCTGCTGAAGACGATTCCGGCTGAATCGCTGCAGCTCATTGTTACATCGCCTCCCTATAACATTGGCAAGGAGTACGAGGAAAGGCTCCATCTTGATCTGTATCTCCAGCAGCAAGCGCAGGTAATTGCCGAGTGTGTGCGCGTTTTATCGCCGCAAGGGAGCATTTGCTGGCAGGTCGGCAACTACGTTGACAGAGGGGCGATCATCCCTCTGGACACGGTTCTCTATCCCATCTTCTCAGGTCTGGGTCTCAGGATGCGTAATCGCATCATCTGGCACTTTGAACACGGACTGCACTGCAGCCGCCGGTTTTCCGGACGATATGAAACGATCATATGGTTCACAAAGTCTGACGAGTATGTTTTTAACCTTGATGCCATTCGTGTGCCCCAGAAATATCCGGCGAAAAAGTACTACAAAGGACCCAAAGCTGGCCAGTATTCATGTAATCCCCTCGGAAAGAATCCAGGGGACGTGTGGGAGATCCCGAATGTCAAGAGCAATCATGTCGAGAAGACTGACCACCCCTGCCAGTTTCCGGTAGAGCTGATCGAACGATTGGTTTTATCTCTAACCAACGAAGGAGATTGGGTGTTCGACCCATTTCTTGGAACAGGGACTGCGGTCATTGCAGCTATTCGTCATGGCCGCCGGGGCGCTGGTGCGGAAATCGTCCCCAACTACGCTCATCTTGCACGACAAAGAATTCAGCAGGAAACCGAAGGCACATTACGGACCCGTCCAATGGATAGACCAGTCTATGACCCGGTTGAAGCGGGAAACAGTCTGG